The region ATGAGTTTTCTAGGATAGGTCTGCCGCAATACTCCATGCTTCTTCAGGAGTTCCAAAAAAAATAGCGCGGGTTTTATCATGCTCGACATTTAATGCAAAACAGTATTTCTCTTTTTGTATCATACTACTTGCATAGTCAATTAATCGGCGGACAGGAGTATGTTTGACACCGTTAATCTTAATATTTGTGATTAAGGCTCCTAACCAGTGAAATACATTTAAGAAATCAGGACCGGAAATTCCCGGAAAGAAATATTTATTTCCACCACTAAAACCGACAACTTCATGAGGGAATACAGGTCCTACGATAATGAGAACATCGTAATCAAGAATTATACGATTAATCTGGACAGGGACTTCCTGATTAAGCAAGCCATTGGAAAACTCATGAATTTTATCTTGGGATATAATCCCTAAAAGGTGTAGAACATTTTTGTCCTGCCATGCATGATTGAAAATGTTAATGTTCTTGTAAGTTGTATGTTTTTCCTCGTATGTAATACCTAATAGTTTGAAAATCATATCTTCCGTTAAAGGGGGATGGGTGCCTAATGCAATAATATAGTCCAATTGATGGGTTTTTTTAGATAATGCCTCTGTTAAAACTCGAAACATTAAGGGCATGGGCATACTACGGGTTTGGTCAGGAATGATAACAAGAACTTTCTTCCCCTGAACATTTAATTCGGAACAGGTTTTATAAACAAATTGGGTAATCTCTTCGGGCTTTAAAAAACCTTTTTCTGCAACGCATTGTTGAATCATTTTTTGTCCCTTATTATTTTGAAGCCCAATCTTTCCAATTGATTTGCTAAAATAGGGTTATCTTGATTAAAACGAATAGATGTGTTATGAAATTCCCTGCGGACAGGATAATTTTTTCGTAAAAGGTCAAAAAAAGGACCGCGTTCCTTTACATCTTTTTCCTGTATTTCTCGTAACGATTTATCGTCAGCGGTTATATCGTATATTTTATGGACTATGGAATGGAGTAGCATAGGCTCATTTGTTGATACAAGGATTTCTTTGTAGGGTGGGTCCTGTAGAATTTTTTTATAGTCCCATGTTGGTGTTCGATTTAGAAAGCGACATAGAGATGTATATAACTGATAGGTTCCATTTACCTTACCATCAAAAGAATATCCTGCTATGTGAGGAGTTCCTATAGTTACTTTCTTTAACAGGTCAATATTTATATTCGGTTCGTTTTCCCAGACATCAATAATTGAATGAGAAATGGTTTCTTGCTCAATTGCATTAAATAGCGATTCTGTTTCTACAACGGCACCACGGGATGTATTAATAAGCACGGTGCTTTTTTTTAGTTTTGCAAAGAAATTTTTATCTGCTATATGGTAGGTCGGATACTGTCCCGTTTTTTCTAATGGAACATGGAAGGTGATAATGTCGCAATCCAGAATGTTTTCAAAAGATTCAAACAATGGATGATTATTGATTTTTTCTGCAAGAGGTGGGTCACAAAGTACAGGGAATAGTCCTAATGCAGGGACCTTTTTAGCGACGCGAGAGCCCACATTTCCTACGCCTACAATTCCTATCTTTTTACCTTGTAATTTATATCCATGATTTTGTTCCAATTCAAGCAGTGCAGAAACCACATATTCCGCAACACTATTGGCATTAGAACCGGGCGCACTGGAAAATGTAATGCCTTTAGAGTTCAAATAAGCAAGGTCAATGTGGTCATAACCGATTGTGGCTGTTCCAACAAAACGAATGGATGTTCCATCAATAAGGTCTGCATTGACTTTTGTGATGGAACGGACTAACAAAATATCTGCATTTTTGATTATATCTTTTGTTATTTTTCTGCCGTGAACTGTAACAACATCACCAAATTCGGCGAAACCTTCTTTGACATAAGGAATATTTTCATCTGCAATAATTAACATACTTAGGATATTTATTTTATGGGTAAATGGTTATCTTTTCCATGGAGGAGTTTCGGGGAGATATTTATCGAATTCTTTAATAAGGGTGGTTTCATACTCACCTTCATAGGTGCCGTTAAAGAAACGGTCTAATCCTTCTTCGTAAAGTCGTTGCCAGGACTCTTCTTCGTAACCGGGGTTAATAGGGAAGAATAGTGCGTTATTGGCACGAGCCGCTTTCAGGTCACCGTAAGCATCGCCAATCATTAAAATATGATTCTTTTCATATCTATTTTCGGAAGCAAATTTTATATGTTCCGCCTTTGTGCCTATTTCCTGTCCACAAATAACGAAAACATACTTTGCGAGGTCTTGTTCTTGCCATTCGCGTATAAGTGCTTCGGTCGGGGTTTGAGAACATACCATAATATCTGCGTTTCCCTGACATTTCTGGAGGCATTCTTCAACATACGGGAAAGGGGGTAAACCGCCTTTAACAATATCTTCAACGGTTTTATTAACGGCTTTGCTCCATTGGAGTGTTATTTGCATATCTTCCTGTTCGGGATGTTCTTTACAGTAAGCCTCCAACGCAGGATTACCTAATTTTGTTTCGGTCTCAATCCATTTTCGTAAATTTGGAGTATGAGGAATCTGGACTTTTCTTGCTTTGACTTTGTCCCAGTCAGACAATAGGTCAAAAACCTTAATAAGAGCAGGAAAGCGATTGGCTCCACGCCATTTGGAATACAGATTTACGAATTCGCATGCCTCACGCGCATATTTAGAAATGGCTTGGAGATTCCAATACTTAATTGTATTCGGGGTAAAACATTCTTTTTGCTTTAATTCCATCGTGTCGAAGGCACAACCATCGGAATCAATGGCTATTAAAAATGGAGAGGTAGGTTTGTGGTCTAATAATTTTTGAATATCTTCTTTCATTTTTTATTCCTTC is a window of Candidatus Hydrogenedens sp. DNA encoding:
- a CDS encoding lactate racemase domain-containing protein, with the protein product MIQQCVAEKGFLKPEEITQFVYKTCSELNVQGKKVLVIIPDQTRSMPMPLMFRVLTEALSKKTHQLDYIIALGTHPPLTEDMIFKLLGITYEEKHTTYKNINIFNHAWQDKNVLHLLGIISQDKIHEFSNGLLNQEVPVQINRIILDYDVLIIVGPVFPHEVVGFSGGNKYFFPGISGPDFLNVFHWLGALITNIKINGVKHTPVRRLIDYASSMIQKEKYCFALNVEHDKTRAIFFGTPEEAWSIAADLS
- the pdxB gene encoding 4-phosphoerythronate dehydrogenase PdxB, whose product is MLIIADENIPYVKEGFAEFGDVVTVHGRKITKDIIKNADILLVRSITKVNADLIDGTSIRFVGTATIGYDHIDLAYLNSKGITFSSAPGSNANSVAEYVVSALLELEQNHGYKLQGKKIGIVGVGNVGSRVAKKVPALGLFPVLCDPPLAEKINNHPLFESFENILDCDIITFHVPLEKTGQYPTYHIADKNFFAKLKKSTVLINTSRGAVVETESLFNAIEQETISHSIIDVWENEPNINIDLLKKVTIGTPHIAGYSFDGKVNGTYQLYTSLCRFLNRTPTWDYKKILQDPPYKEILVSTNEPMLLHSIVHKIYDITADDKSLREIQEKDVKERGPFFDLLRKNYPVRREFHNTSIRFNQDNPILANQLERLGFKIIRDKK
- a CDS encoding HAD hydrolase-like protein, with the translated sequence MKEDIQKLLDHKPTSPFLIAIDSDGCAFDTMELKQKECFTPNTIKYWNLQAISKYAREACEFVNLYSKWRGANRFPALIKVFDLLSDWDKVKARKVQIPHTPNLRKWIETETKLGNPALEAYCKEHPEQEDMQITLQWSKAVNKTVEDIVKGGLPPFPYVEECLQKCQGNADIMVCSQTPTEALIREWQEQDLAKYVFVICGQEIGTKAEHIKFASENRYEKNHILMIGDAYGDLKAARANNALFFPINPGYEEESWQRLYEEGLDRFFNGTYEGEYETTLIKEFDKYLPETPPWKR